The DNA sequence GTCTTGCAGGCGGGGGGTTGTGAGCATGACGATTGACCACAGGACTGACAGAACGGAGCAAGCTCGCTTTGGACGGAACCGTTGGGCCAGCAGCGAGGCAGGATACATGCCGACTATATGGCCAAAGTAGAATATCACAGACACCCATGAGAATGATTTGCCTTGTGTCAAGCCCAGGTCTGTTCGCAGGCCAAAAACggctgcttggccaagcaagCCTTTATCCCAGTACTAGTAGAGATTTTGTCAGTGGTTTACTTTCAACGCAATTTGTGCATCTAATCCTGAATATTCGGACATGTTGACGAAGTGATCCAAGACTTCTTACCTGAAGGGCAAATGTGATGCATAACTAGAGACGAGTCAATATGTGAATTGAGTATTCAGACAAATTTTCAACAACTGAGACTTACCACTGGCATCAAGCGCCAGTCGATCTTTCGCAACAACGCCCGATCTGAATCCCTTATAATCTCAATAGATGGGTCGCTTTCGGTAGACCTGTCTACCACGCCCTCAACCAACGAttcgtcttttttctccattTTGACAGACCTGCAGAAACACTACAAAATAGAGAAAACGAGACAAtcagaggagagagaaaaaagattgCCAAGGGTAGGATTCAATGCTTATCATAAGTAGGCAGTAGGTAACATTGGCTTATACAAAGAGAGCGGCAGTTCGGGGTTGTCAAGTCCCACTCGGCTTCAGTTAGATCAGCACTAGTCTGCTTAAAGGCGAGACGGGTAAGCGGGTGAGCGGGTATCAAGGAACCAGGGACTGCAGAATCGAAATATACACGTGGAGGCAAAATATGAGCAGCTGGGTGGACTGTTTGTTGCAGTTTCTGTGTGTGCGAGACCCATTTCTGTATGCCGCCGATCCTTTCGGAGGTTGGTCTTTTTATATCCGCTTGGTTTGAGTCAACCACATGTCGATCAGCAATTGATTCATCTTAAGACAACCCATCGAACATAGCGTATGAGGGCTATTAACCCTAGGAGATCTGATGATAATACTTTATCAATATACCAGTGCGTAAATCATTAGGAAAGAAGCTAGTTGGGCATATTTAGAAGCCTATCGAGCGTACTACATACCGCAGATATGATTCTCAGCCTAATCGAGCGGCTATCCAATGCCGGATGTAGTGAGCTTTTAGTCAAAGACATGGTTCAACCTTACCCCTTTGCCTCGCATTCGTGTTGGATTAGCAATCACGTCAGGCTTGACTTATTATACCTATAAATATATGTTTTGTAGCCTTTGGCCTGAGTCCTTGCGAATCACAGAGCACGATGCTATAGAGTAGCTAAACGAGGTCTTCTTGCAGTTGACACAGTTGAGGCAGGTATATCGTCTACCCCACGGTGGAGTTTCGCTACTGCGCAATACACAAAGTAACAGTACATCAGCAAAGTCGGAAGCTCAAGTGATCAAGACAAAGCGCAGCGCTGTGGGCACACTCTTATCACTGCATGTACCAAGCACCTAAGAGCCTTTCTGCTCGCTATGATCAGCTAGAGCATGCAGAGAATTGTAAGTGGACGGGCCGTGTAAGTTAACTAGGTTTTTAACACGATTAATCTTATACAGTGCTTGTGTTATACAAGTAAGTCGACAACGAGACTGAGCCGGGCTAAGTACTGGGTCCACGCCCCCTGAACATGATGCTTATCTTCCGGGGATGATCATCCTCGGTATGGCCCGCAGGTGCGGCGATACGCGGCGACTAAAACCGTAAGCAGCTTATAAACAAAGTCAACCTCTTTATTCTCCAATAAGATGTTGGCTACAAATGTGCGTATTTGAACTTAATTTTCCAATTTTTATCATGATTAATAGTAACGTCTAGCTAATGTATGCTTTTAATCCCCGAAGtctctccttggcagcctcgagCACAGAATCTGGCTTGCATACGGCAAACCGCATCCATTGCTCTCCAATATGTTGGTTCGCCGGTGAATAGAATTCGCTGGGCGGAATTGCCGCCACTCCAAGCTCCTGGATCAGGAACCACGCCAGCTTGAAGTCTCGTGGGCGTTCCTGCACATGTGGCGGGAAGGGATAATTCTCCGGGAGCGTCACTTTGCTCATGTTGACCACTACAAAGTAGCCCCCTTCGGGTTCTGAGTATGGCATGTCAAGCTCACGCCAAATATCGTTGAAGAGTTTCATCTTGCCCTTCATATCGGAGACGCACTCGTTCCAGAAGCCGTTCTCTTCAGCCTGTTCGAATCCTAAATGACTTGTTAGCGCATTATTGACCGGATTTGAGAAAAGCTCGAAGCTTCAAACTCACCAATCGCAAATGCTTCCTGGAGCGGTGATGGAGAGCAGTAGCAAATTCGTGCGTGTGCTTTTGTGACATATTGTACAAGCTCTGCGGGTCCCATAACCCAACCTATGCGCCCAGTTAGCTCGCAAGCAAACATTATTGGAATGTTTTAAGACAATTGAAGACTTACCGACTCGCCAGCCGGTAGCGTAAAAGTTCTTGCCCGCGGAACTCAGGGTTAGAGTGATCTTCTCAACCTCCGGCGATAAAGTCGCAATACGAGTGAAGGGAACATAGAATAGCCGGTCGTAGACTTCATCTGATATGATAAGAATGTTGTTCTGAACGCAGACATCTGCAATCAGTTTGAGCTCCTTGGGGGTAAAGATCTTCCCCAGGGGGTTGTCTAAGAGTTGAATCAGTTAGAAGTCACGCTTTGCGGATACATCGGCTACTCACGAGGTGTATTTAACACGAGCATTCTCGTTCTAGGAGTGATGGCGTCTCGGAAAGCGGCTATATCAAGGGTCCAGTCGCCGGCGGAATGTGTTTTTGTCATGCCAGACTTTGGTGGTTGTAGTGGCACAGAGACAACTTTGGCACCAGCCATCTCAATATTGCTGATATATCTGCTATCTGTTAGAATACAAACCAAGGACCATTTTAATGCTTGAGGCTAAGACAGCGTAAAATGGTGCGCTTACTGGTCAAAAAATGGTTCTAGTAGTAGGACCTCATCACCCTCTTGGAGGAACGCCATGCAACAGCTCAAGAAGCCTTCATTGGCGCCAGTAGTGATTGTGACTTCCGTCTCAGGGCAGAGCTTGCGGCCCCAGAAAGGAGAGTATGCGTTGGAAATAGCCTCTCGCAAACGAGGCCGGCCCTTTGGAGGAGCATACTGGTTGCAGTCTAGGCGTTCTACCGCGCTCTTGGCTGCGTCTATGAGGAACTGCGGAGGATTGTAGCCAAAAAAGCCCTGTCCCATGTTTACCACGGGCTGATTAGGTGTCGttgcggcagcagcattgatgATAGACCTAATGGCAGCTATTAGTGCATCGAGATAAGAACAAAACACTTGGTTGAGTCACTCACCACACGTCCATGGTAGAGCCCGCCACTCGCGAGGCCGGTTGGATCGGGGACTTTGTCCCGTTCTTTAATTGAGCCATTTATGCTGTGATTAATCGGTCTCATATAACTCTAGGTGTATTCTTCAGCAATTCAAGACTTGAAGTCAAGGGCGGCGCGGCAGGTTGGCCTGGCCTGCTATATATCTATTCCACATATACACAGCTAACGAAGAGATTTCTCCATAGACGTCCGAGAGTGAGCTCGCGTCTAAAATCTGACGAGAGTGGATTGATTTGCCATCACTAGATTCTCAGGGCCGCGCGCACTTGTGCCAGCTTACCGGCTGTGTTAACTTGTTTGCCATCATGACTCAATGCTACTGGTTTGCATTCAGACGATATGGGGGCATTTTATATTGCTGCCATCTTTCCGACAGTAATCGAATACTCCGGCCCCTCATTTGATTCCACTATACATGCTAGTTTCGCTCAAGATCCTAGCTTTTCGACTCTCTCTTTATAGTGGAAGTCAGCTACTATTTTACTAGCTTCATCGGGGCTCTCTCTTTTAGACAAATACTAAGGGCAGTATTTGCTCATCGGAGTCAATACGGAGGTTGAATCGGCCCATCAAAAAACCATAGCTCACAAACGCCAACTGTCACTGCGCTAATACGATGCCAAAGTTTGATGAGATACGTTTCGCCTCTCGAAGATAATATGCTGACTAAACCCGCCACATTATCAATGTGTAGACAATGATTGGAGCTATGGCTTGCCACGAGTATCCCGACAATGCACGTAAAATATCCTTCTTTACGAATCTGTATTATTGTACGAGGCTAAGGCTTTGGTCCCCATAAGAGAATAGCAATGAGCAAATGTAAGGCCAAAGATAAATCAGGCGTAAACCTCCGATTTTCGGCCCCAAATGTAATCGTACCGTGAGCCGGACCCTCGGATCGGGTCTGACAATTCAAGCGTGGCGGGGCGAACCATCTTCTCAGAGCTAACAGTAATACGTAGCATCCGTGCTATAGACTGTACACGTTGATCCGCCGTCTATCCCATCCAATCATGGACCGGCCATGAATCGTATCATTGTGTAATAAGGCTGAGCATCTGCGTTTCGTATTCTGTTGGCTCCTTCAAAGATATCGGATATACAGCTTCCAGCTGCAATATCTCGCCATCGTCCCACTCGTTCCGTTAGCTGCGCTTGTAGGCATGTAGTCTGCAGGATGCTACTTTAGATGGCGGTCCCATCTCGGACTAAGCAAGCTTTGATAGGCTATTTTAGCAATCAAATTGCCATAATGGGAAGCATGATGTTGCGTTTTTGGAGTGCCACCAAAAACCACATGCAGTGAGCTATTAGGGACACTCATTTTATCATGACAATTCCGGGAGTGCCACTCTACAAGATGTACAGCAAGGGCTTTCGGTGGTATGCTATCTTTAAATTTGCATTGTAGAGGCGTACGATAGTGTGCCCATATCTTAATTGACCCCTTCTACGCTTATCTCTCATGCTATCTTCAATCGTACTTTTGACTATCTGGCTTATGGCATAGAGCATCCTGCATTGATGGTTAGGAGTTGATGGCCATGGTCACCGTTGTAACGAATGCGCTGTATGACTATGTCCTGATGAACTTATGAGTTGTTCTCTGTAAGTGAAACTGTGCCAACACTTTCGTCTTAGCGGTCTTTGCTTCTATGCCTGTGTAGATCTTGACGGGTGATCATCAACGCAGATAAAAATGCTATTCCTTACAAACACGACACTTTTTAATGATGCCCTATTGGTCAATGCCGCAATCAATGAACCAAGCTAACCATGTGAAACAAAGACAGAAAGGGATCTGAGCGACTAGCAACCGATGGCCCTACAGAGCATCTCCAGTATAACgaaatcatctccatcagccAATCAGCTTGCTGTTCGGTCAGATGTGTTCCAAAGCTATAAAGAATTTGTAGTTTAGGTAACACATAACTATTCGCTTTCCAGCACGACGAAGTAAAATCGCCCAGCCGCTGTCTCATTCATCTATGGTCGCTTGATGCTTCTGGTTGGAATTGACATGCTGATTGTCTAAGCACTAACAGCGCCACGCAAGTACTAAATTCTCTCACGAAGCGCCATCGACCCTTCTATCTCATAATATTCTTCCCGTCTTTCTCATGCGAAAAGAAATGGATCCAATGACTTTGTTTCACTTTCATCAGCTTAGCGATTAAGTTTTTGTTTAATGCGGCACATATGGCTATCTACGAACACTAGAATGTTTACTCAATCTTTTTCATTACGAAATCCCAGTTTCTGTTGAAAGATAACACATTCTTCATGAGGGATACTGCTTTTGTAACCATGTTGAGGCCCAATCCTCAAGCTCTCTTGTTGAATACACATTGCAGAGGGCCTGCTTTCAAAATTGCCTGGTTAATCATATCTCGGTGGATTGAGGTCCCATCTTCGCCAGGAGCAAACTTAAAGTCGTAATTCCAGACCGTGTACGCTATTGTGAATCTCAGTACGATAATAGCCAGTCTCCTCCCTACACAGCTGTATGGGCCGAGAAGGAAGGGGTGGTACGCCCGCTTGTCAATTACCAGATCAGGCCGCGTTGTCCACCTTTCTGGGATAAAGCTCTTTGGCTGTTCAAAGTATTTTGCGCCTGTTAAGGTTGTAGTGGTTAGAAAAGAACTATACTAAGCGATTTGATGATAGCTTTAAGTCGGTGGAAATGAAAGGGCCAGTTCTGGCGGATACTCACTTGTATGCATAGAATATATAGGCACAAATAGTAGTGTTTCGCCAGGAATGAAAACACCATCAATCTCCAATCCCTCGGGCGGTGTCATTCGAGGTCCATTAGCGCAAGTTGGGTTATCCACTCTCATTGTCTCGTTAATCACGGCGTTCAGGTATGgcgcctcagcctcgcccaaGTCAAGGTTGGTAAATTCGCCAGATACTGTGCGACCAAAGAGTGGCTCTAGTTCTGAACGTAGCTTGTCTCGAACGGTGGAGTCTCGTGCCATATAGTAAAATGCGAATGACAATACGGCTGCAATAGTATCAGTTCCACCAGTCATAACAGCTTGGGCGTCCGAGTATATGACGTCCATATGGTGCATAGCTTTAGGTTCCTTGGAGTTATAGTCTTGGAGGAAATATTTCATAATATCCTCATGTTCGTCAGTTGCTTGCTGCACTGGTGTCAGTATGTCACTTGTCAAATACATGGTACAGAATTGCGAATCGCGGTGCCTACCTCTCTTCGTTTGTCCACCATCTGGCAAGCCAACTTTTGGAAGTTTATATGatcgttgctgctgccaaaggCTTGCAACAAAGCAATTGGCCACCATATCATACCAAGTTTGGCAAGAGTGCCAAGAGTTACTTCAAGGTAATGCAGCATGGGATTTTCTTTGCCAGCTTTGATTGATCCAAAATTGACAGAAAATCCCATCCGACCCATGTTATCAAACGGTATTAGAGCGGAATATAGTGAGGTATTGATGGGTTGGCCCTGAAGAGATTCCAATTTCTCTAACCATTCGTATACTACTTCGCGAGCGTAAAGCTCGTATGCCTCTAAAGCTAATGATGTATCAAGATCTTAGTactgagaagaagaaaagatgaatcTGGTGTAACTGACATTTCGTACTAAAAGCTTTGTCCCAAATCTGCCGTCTCCAGCGATGATCCTTGTGATTCAGGATAGTGTCAAGATTTGCATGGCCGTTATAGTTCACCGCTTCATAGGCCGAGTTCCGCTTTGAACAAGCTGATCCTGCTACATGAACCTTATGCTGAGCGTCTAACGATAGAGCCATGAGCTCATTAGGGCCTATAATATTGGGTGAACACGTCACTCCCACTTCCATATGACTATTCAACTCAAGGCTTACCAATTCGTACGATATCTCCGTATTTTTCGAAAAGCTTAGACCAGTGAAGGTGTGACTTCCCGTCCAGAGCTTCATATGGCCCATACAGTTTTGTAATCTTTGCTGCAAACGGACCAGGAAAGCGACTTGTGCGATGGAAAAAGAGGCGATATACCAGGATACTAGTAAAGAGTCCCAGAAAATAAGACGCCGATATGATGCCAGCATTCGAGGCTCCATGAGCCACACCTTGTGAATGGATACAGCGCACCAATAGCAAACATTCTGCGATGAAGTAGAACCCAACAATTTTGGGAGCCTCCCAAGCCCTGTGTCCACGAATGAAATGAACAAGGTGAGATAAAATACCACCTGACGCCGAGGCAACGGCCAGTAGGACAGGCCTCATCTTTAAATGTCGGTACAACTCGTAAGGTCGCCTTTAAAAGTTCAACAAGCCTTGGTGAGGTATTGCTGTTGACTGATTGAAAACAGACAAATCATCCTGCGAATGAGATAGGGAGAACGGGGGCTTTTAAGAGGAAAGCGTGACATGCAAGGGAGAATATAAGCACGGTAGAAAGTGTATTTCACTAGGAGCCAAATATGAATAATTATGAGCTAGGATAAGCTGAGAGTCTAGATTTAGGATAAGCTGAGAGTCTAGATTTAGGATAAGCTGAGAGTCTAGATTTAGGTATGAAACTGCTTGAAAGAGCCTAGAGATACAAAGAGGTAATAACAGGCCGAACTATTAATTAGCACACACTAAATTTGGTGCTTCTAATGCCAGTCCGCGGGTTTTTATCTAACTTATAAGACAAGCTCTCCTCTGAGACGTCAAGTGCTAGGGCTTATTCAGAATGGCTTACAAGCCGTCCTAATTAAAGTTTGGGGTTTCTTACCTTGAGTCCAGCCTAAAGCTTCATCGACGGCATACATATAGTTTTTTCTCATTACTCCACATTCCTATTTCAGTCTTACTACATTTATAATCATCGCAATGCGTAGAGCTGAGTTTGACCTGAGACTACTTACACATTGCTATCTGCTGCTGGGTTGGCGTGATGACGTACAGCTATCAAATGTtagctcagctcagccacaAGCGGTTTCAACGGGTCAATTGATACATCTATAGTGTTAGGCTCAGTGGATTGATCATAATGCTCAGTAACCCTAAGCTTGAGATTATACAGTATATTGTGGTAGAATCTTAGTTCAAAAAAGGCATGTGCTGATGCTCATTACGCGAATCGAATCCCGCCAAAGACATGGCTCCTGTGACGATATAACCCTAATTTTCCGGTAATTAGAACATTTGCCATTTATGTTACAGCTCTTCATTAGAGACTGCATCACAGTGATATCATAACATTTTGGACTTAGAACACGAGTAATATTTCACGACACAAAGGTACTCGAGTTTTGAGCAGTCCATAACTGGACAGTATATTGAAGTTTGCACAAAGCTGTCGTAGGCTTGCCAATACGTGCTTACAAGATTTGGTGCCTCCAAAGCCCTCGAATAATTCATGCCCTCGTTAGGACCTATATCTCAAATACAGCTCTATACCGGATCGCATTTGCTCCCAGGTCACTGATGGCTTTTTGGAGAGAGCCAAGATTTTCGAGTTTGGTGATTTGAATCAGAGGTTTAATGTCGTTTTTGGCTGCAAACTCGAGCGTCTCAGCATGCATTGCCCTAGAACCAACTAGACTTGCATGTACGCGATACCCATCGAAGAACATATTGCGCGTGCTTGAAACTATCGTTAGTGGACGTTCAGGTCTAAGTAATTATGCTTTCATAAACATCGGGTCTTACTTAAGATTCATAGCTCCCATTGGAGCAGTCAGCGGCACGATAATGCCGTTTCTTGACAAGAATTCTTTTGTCATGGCCCTGTTCAGATTTTAGCGACGCACATGAGAGAACAAATTAACGTAGGTGAGGCgtgaagaacaagaaatTAACCTACCTTTCAAAATCTGGATAATAGCTTCCAGTAATCACCAAAACATCTATTGGAGCTTTGATGGTGTCGTACATAGCACTGACAAGGTGAAATTCACTGGCTCCCCAAGCGCGTGCTTCCTGCTCTTTGTCTGCCGATGTGCTATAAACAACGACTTCAGTGCCCATCTTGGCGGCGAATTGGATTGCAAGGTGCCCAAGACCACCAATTCCGTAAATACCAACTCGCATGCCAGGCTCAACCGTCTCCCTGAGAGCAGTGTACACTGTAACGCCAGCACACTGGAGAGGAGCAGCGTACTCGCTGGGAATGTTATCTGGAATCTTGTGCAAAAACGTCTCCTTGCCGATATAGAATTGGCCAAAGGTACCATTGTCGTAGTCTCCTTCACCCAAGACAATACGATCATAGCAGTAGATATCTTTGCCTTTGAGACAGAACTTGCAGCTGCCACAGGCATCTCGATGGTATCCGCCACCAACCCGATCTCCAAccttcagctgcttcacGTCAGAGCCAATCAGTTCAACGATTCCTACTCCTTCGTGCCCTAGAGCAACAGGAGCACCAAGTTTGACCATTGCTACATCACTTGCGCAAAGACCACTGTGAGTGATGCGAACAACAACATCTTTGGGGCCCAATTCCGGAATTTTAGCGTCATACGCAATGATGCTTCCTCCATTAGATCGATAACCTCGATATTCTCTCCCTACGAGACTGGATTGAGTCATGTTGATGGTGTGAGTctcttgttgcttttttggcTGCTGTGAACTTGAGTCCAAGTATTATAACAGGTGTTGAAAGTGTTTTGTTTATTATCAGGCAATTGAGTGGCTGCCTCTGAAATATATAGGCGTTGTATTCAGAAGCGCCAAAACGATGCGAATGGACCATGTTTTGGCCTTTCAACGAGATCAGCTTTCATATGGCAAGTAATCAAAAAATGTATAACCGATAAGAGTGGCTATACTAACCTTGGAATTTGGAATCAATCGGATGATCTATAAGTTAACATATGTGTTTGTAGACATACAACTTTTGAGTAAGTTGCTTTGTAATCCCTCC is a window from the Trichoderma atroviride chromosome 5, complete sequence genome containing:
- a CDS encoding uncharacterized protein (EggNog:ENOG41) → MALSLDAQHKVHVAGSACSKRNSAYEAVNYNGHANLDTILNHKDHRWRRQIWDKAFTLEAYELYAREVVYEWLEKLESLQGQPINTSLYSALIPFDNMGRMGFSVNFGSIKAGKENPMLHYLEVTLGTLAKLGMIWWPIALLQAFGSSNDHINFQKLACQMVDKRREQATDEHEDIMKYFLQDYNSKEPKAMHHMDVIYSDAQAVMTGGTDTIAAVLSFAFYYMARDSTVRDKLRSELEPLFGRTVSGEFTNLDLGEAEAPYLNAVINETMRVDNPTCANGPRMTPPEGLEIDGVFIPGETLLFVPIYSMHTSAKYFEQPKSFIPERWTTRPDLVIDKRAYHPFLLGPYSCVGRRLAIIVLRFTIAYTVWNYDFKFAPGEDGTSIHRDMINQAILKAGPLQCVFNKRA
- a CDS encoding uncharacterized protein (EggNog:ENOG41~TransMembrane:3 (i37-54o78-97i109-127o)); its protein translation is MEKKDESLVEGVVDRSTESDPSIEIIRDSDRALLRKIDWRLMPVLCITFALQYWDKGLLGQAAVFGLRTDLGLTQGKSFSWVSVIFYFGHIVGMYPASLLAQRFRPKRACSVLSVLWSIVMLTTPRLQDVLWHSGESILSRRR